DNA from Mesorhizobium loti R88b:
CTCTACCATGTCGCCGTCTGGCGGGAATCGACCCTTTTCAGTCCCCGCGAACGGGCGGCCCTTGCCTGGACCGAAGCCGTCACCAGGCTTCCCGAGGGCGGCATAGAGGACGAGCGCTATGAGCGCGTGCGCGGCCAGCTTTCGGAAAAGGAAATCTCCGACCTGACCTTCTCGGTCATGTCCATCAACGCCTGGAACCGGCTCAACGTCGCGTTCAAGACCGTGCCCGGCTCCGCTGACAAGCTCTACGGCCTCGACAAGGCCGGCCTGAACTAAGCCTTCCCTGACAAACCCATCAAACGACGCGGCGCGAGATCGCGGCCGCAAATGGAGACCATCATGAAAATCGTCATCATCGGAGGCACTGGCCTCATTGGCACCAAGACCACCGAACGCCTGCGCAAGCAGGGCCACGAGGTGATCGCAGCCGCGCCGAATACCGGCGTCAACACCATCACCGGCGAAGGCCTGCAGGAGACGCTCCAAGGCGCCGAGGTGGTGATCGACCTCGCCAACTCCCCGTCCTTCGAGGACAAGGCGTCGATGGACTTCTTCACGATTTCAGGCCGCAACCTGCTCGCGGCCGGCAAGGCTGCTGGCGTCAGGCATCATATCGCGCTGTCGATTGTCGGCACTGAACGCCTGCAGGATTGCGGCTATTTCCGCGCCAAACTCGTCCAGGAAAATCTGATCAAAGCCTCCGGCATTCCCTACACCATCGTTCATTCGACGCAGTTCATGGAGTTCCTGGCCGGCATCGCCAAGTCGGGCATGGTCGGCGAGGCGGTACATCTGTCGCCGGCCTATGTGCAGCCCATCGCATCCGACGACGTCGCCGACGTCATGGCCGGTGTCGCGCTCGCCGCGCCGATCAACGGCATGATCGAGATTTCCGGTCCGCAGCGTCTGCGCATGAGCGAGCTCGTCGCCCGCTACCTCAAGGCTGTCGGCGATCCTCGCGAGGTCGTGGCTGATCCGGAGGCGCTCTACTTCGGCGCCCGGCTGAACGACACTTCGCTGGTCTCCGACAACAATCCCCGCCTCGGCCACATCAGCTTCGAGCAGTGGTTCGCCGCCTCGGCGCGGAAATCACCGCCAGCAAACGCGGCGGCTTAGGCATACCGCTCAATGGAAAAAGGAGTTTTCAAATGATCAAGTCCATCGTTGCCGCCGTCGTCGTGACGGCAGCCCTGGCGGTTCCGGCCGGAGCGCATGACGCCGGCGAAAAGGGGGCCAAGGTTACCCTCGTCTATGAGCATGAACTGCCGAATGTTCCGGGCAAGAGCATCAAGGGCATCCTTGTCGAATACGCCCCCGGCGGCACCTCGCCGGCGCACACGCATCCGAGTTCAGCTTTTATCTATGCGACCGTTCTGGAAGGCTCCATCCGCAGCCAGGTCAACAACGACCCGGTCAAGCTCTACAAGGCCGGCGAGAGTTTTTCGGAGATGCCGGGCGATCGCCACAGCGTCAGCGAGAACGGCAGCAAGACCAAGCCCGCAAAGCTGCTGGCGGTGTTCGTGGTCGATACCGCCCAGAAGGAGCTGACCTATCCGGTCAAGAAGTAGGCGCAGAGGCCGGACGTCTTCCTGGGGGCCGGCCGTGCCTGCAAGCTCAAATCCACCGGTGAGTTCATGTTCGGCGATTATCTGCCTCTGGTCCTGATCAATCTGCTCGGGGCTGCCGGCATTGTCGTCTGGTGTTTCCAGGGGCGTGGGCGTCCGATGGCGCGCCTGGTCGTCCAGATCCTGTTCTTCGCCGGCATGACCGCGGTGCTCGGCTTCAGCGGTATCCTGCCGCATTGGGTGGCCGAGACAGATCTTACAGAACTCCAGGGCGCGGGCGCATATCTGGCGACGTCGGCGCGCATCCTGTGGTGGGTACACCTGGCCTGGACGCTTGTCGGCTTCGTGCGCCTCTACATTGTCCTGGAACACAGGCCGCAAGAGGCGCGCCTGCTCCAGGACCTGGTCGTTGCCGCCATCTATCTCGGCGTGGCGCTGTCGATAACAGGCTTCGTCTTCGGTGCTCCCATCGGAACGCTGGCGGCAACGTCGGGCGTGGTCGCGATCATTGTCGGGCTGGCGCTGCAGAACACGCTTGGTGATGTCTTCTCCGGCATCGCGCTGACGCTGGGCCGACCCTACACGCTCGGTGACTGGATCATGCTGGGCGACGGCACGGAAGGACGGGTCGTGGAGACGACCTGGCGCTCCACGCATCTGCTGACCGGCGCAAACAACATCGTCATCATGCCCAACAGCGTCCTGGCGAAGCTCAGCCTGACCAATCTCAGCCGTCCAGACGCGACGCAGCAGATGAGCCTGACGGTGCGGATCGCGGCCACGCAGGCGCCGCACGTCATCGAAGCGGCCATGCTTACGATTCTCGCCAGCTGCCAACGGATCGTCCAGGAGCCGGCACCGCTTGTCGCGCTCAAGGAGATCGACGCGGTGGCAGTGGGGATGGACCTGCTCTTTTGCGTGGCCGGTCCGGGCGACCGGCTGCTGGCGAGGAATGAGGTGATCGACCTTGTCCATCGCCATTGCGAAGCGAGCGGCCTTTCCCTTGCCCTGCCGCCCCAGGCTTATGCCGGCGCCCTGTCCGTGACGAGAGACCTGCCGCCGGCGCCGGTCATGCGTTCGCGGTCATCCGGCGCGCTCTAGCACCCATTCGAAGCTGTTCTTCCAGAGCTCCTCCGGGATCTCCAGCGCCAGCGCTTCGGTAAGGTCGGAAAGCCTGACGCCGCGCAATTTTGCCCGCCAGGCCTCATCGGCTTCCCACATGATGCGCGACACCGCGCAAGGGCTGCTTTCACAATAGCCCTGCGGACGGCACGGATTGTTTGCACGGATGTTGTTGCACACAAACGTCCGCGCCTTGCCCTCCACCGCCTCAACGATGTCGAGGAAGGTCAGTTCGGCCGGTGGCCGCGCCAATCGATACCCGCCCGATGGACCGAGCGTCGTATTCACCAGACCCGCCTGCGACAGGCTTTGCAGCGCCTTGGAAAGATATTCCTTGGGAAGGCCGTGGAATTCGGCGAGCGCTTTCGTCGAGAGATACCGTCCCTCAGGCAGACCGGCGAGAATGGCGCAGCAGTGCAGCGCCCATTCGACTTGGCTTTTCAGGATCATCAGTGAATTCCAAGGCCGATGCTGATCGAATTCATTAAGGATATGAAATATCCCTATTTAGCCGGGGTGTAAACAGACAGGTTCCGCAGGACGGGATCGGCATGGTCTGTTGCCAGGGCGGCTTGGCGGCGCGACATGCGCAATGCCGATATCCGCAGGGCAAGATATAGCGGCTTCAGCCGCCCGAATGTGGGTCGATGCTGTAGGGGTGGACGGGGTAGCCGGGGCCGATGGCGTCGGCCACGCGGCCGGTCCAGGCGAGGAATGCCGGGTAGTCCGCAAGCGAAAAGCCGCAATCTCCGGCGCGGTGGCTGTAGGCATAGACGGCGATGTCGGCGATGGTCAGGTCGTCGCCAGTGAGGAATGGCGTTTCGGCAAGGCTGCGGTTCAGGGCGGCGAGCGTGCGGGCGCCTGCCTCGCGCTTGCTGGCAACCATGGCCTGGTTGCGCTCAAGCCGTCCGGTCAAGGTCCAGAAGCGCAGCGAGCCGATGACGGGCTCGACATTGTATTGCTCGAAGAACAGCCACTGCATGATCTTGGCGCGCCGAGTGCGGTCGGCCGGCAGGAACGGCGTGCCTTCGGCGAGGTAGGTGAGGATCGCATTGGATTCGGCAATGGCACTGCCGTCTTCGAGCTGGAGCACGGGAACCGCACCGGCCGGATTGAGGTCGAGGAAAGCATCGGTGTGGCTCTCGCCTTCGAAGATCGAGACCATGCGCGTGTCGTATGGAATCTTCAGCAGGCCGAGCAGGACCCGGACTTTCCAGCCATTTTGCGATGGCAGATAATCGTGAAGCGTGAGCATGGCCGATCCTCGTGATGGGGGACGATCGCATGGTGAGATGTTGGGCGACACCCGATTCATGCGCGGCCAATTCATGCACTCCATCGCGCAATGACTGCGATCGCCACTGCCTAATAAATCAATTCCACCTGTGCCATCTTTCCCTGAGATGATCGATACAAAGAGGCATCCGATATGAATCCGCCCCCCAACAAAATCGCCCTCGTCACCGGCGCCAATCGCGGTATTGGCCTGGAAACCGGGCGCCAGCTGGCGAAACTCGGCTTCATCGTGCTGCTCGGCGTGCGCGATCTCGCCAAGGGCGAGGCGGCGGCGAGGGGGCTTGATGGCCATGTCGAGGCCATCAAGCTCGATGTCGCCGCGCCAGACGCGGCAGCAAGCGCAGCCGCCGAAGTCGAGCGTCGGTTCGGCCGGCTCGACGTGCTGATCAACAATGCCGCCATCCACTATGACAGCGGCGCGCGCGCCTTGCGGGCCGACTGGACCGTGATCCGCGAGGCGTTCGAGACCAATGTCTTTGGCGCCTGGCGAACGGCGTCCGCCTTCGCGCCTCTGCTCCTGGCGGGCGGTCATGGCAGGCTGGTCAATGTGTCGTCGGAAGGCGGCTCGCTGGCCTCGATGGGGGCGGGGGCGCCGGCCTATTCGACCTCGAAAGCGACGCTCAATGCGCTGACCTGCGTGCTGGCGGCCGAACTGCGCGGCTCCGGCGTGCTGGTCAACGCCATCTGCCCGGGCTGGGTCGCCACCGATATGGGCGGGCCGGGCGGACGACCGGTGGCGCAAGGGGCAGCCGGCATCGTCTGGGCCGCGACCTTGCCGGATGACGGCCCGACCGGCGGCTTTTTTCGCGACGGCAAACGGCTGCCGTGGTGAGCGTGGTTGAACAGGAGGCGAAGATGAAAATAGGAATTCTCGGCGCCGGCATGATCGGCGGCACGGTCGGACGGCTGTGGGCGCAGGCCGGACACAGCGTGACCTTCGGTGTGCGGCATCCCGAGCGGCTGCGCTCGATGCTTTCCGGCCTTGGCGGCAAAGCCAAGGCGGGCTCGGCCAGCGATGCCGTTGCCGACGCTGACATCGTGCTGGCCGCCATCCCGTTTCGCGCATGGCCCGATGTCGCGGCCGAGATCGAGGCAGCACTTGGCGACAAGGTGCTGCTCGACGCCACGGTGCCCGACCCGCCGCGCGACGGCGCCTTCGGCGACGCGGCACTTGCCCGCAAGGAGGGCGTGGCTTTTTCCGTGGCACCGCTGTTGGCGCGTGCAAAGCTGGTTCGTGCCTTCAGCACGGTGATGTGGACGACGCTGCAATCGCAGGCGCATCGCGCCGGTGACCGGATCGGCATTCCGCTTGCCGGCGATGATGAAGAGGCTGTTGCCCTGGCGGCACTGCTGGTGGCGGATGCCGGCTTCGATCCGGTGGTGGTCGGACCGCTGTTACAGGCCCGCCGCTTCGACCCCGGCACTGAAGTCTTCGACAGCGGCATGAGCGGGCCGCAGGTTCGGGCAGCACTCGGCGTCGCATGAGGCGGTTGACGATCTGATTCGTGGAATTGCTGTAAGTGCTTGTTTTGGTGCACTTTCAGCGACCTGGTTTGCGTAATTGCGCACAAGAAAAGCCGCCCTCGCTTTCTGCGAGTGGCGGCCTTTTCCCGGGAGGAAGTCAGAAGAGAGGTCAGAGCAGCTTAAGCTGCCTTGGCGTGCTTGTGGGCGTGCTTCTTGTGGTGGTGCTTCCGGGCGACGTGCTTGTGGCCGTGCCTTTTGTGCGCGTGCCGGTGAGCGTGCTTGTGCCCATGCCTGTGGTGCTTCTTGTGGTGGTGGTGACGCTTGTGCGCGGCTGCCTTGACCGGCGTCTTCGCCGCGTCCACGGCAGCGGGAGCCGCCGGAGCGGTCGTCGTCGCCGGAGCGGTCGCGGGGGCCGTCGTCGTGGCCGGAGCGGTCGTCGTGGTGGTGGTCGTGGCCGCATTGGCGGTGCCGACCACCGGCATGGCGAGACCGAGCGCAATGGCCAGGCTGAGGGCGGAGAGGAGGGGCTTGTTCATGATAGGCTTCCCTAGGGGTTGATGGTTGTTGTCACTGGTCGAGGTCGACTGGTGTCACGCCAAGAAGTTTCAGGGCGTTGGCGTAGGTCAGGATGCCTTGCGCCTGCTTGCGCTCGGAACAGAACCGGTTCGCCTTGTCCTGGAGTGCCGTTGCCTGCGCGATCTCACTCGCGTTGGCACCGGGTTGGGCTTTGGTCCGGATGGCTCCGTCGAGTTGAAGACCGAGCCGGCTGCAATATTCGCTCCGGGTAACCGCCGCCTCGGCACCCGACTGTGCGACGGCAAGCATGGCGAGCGAAATGCCTGCGAGGGCAGCCA
Protein-coding regions in this window:
- a CDS encoding carboxymuconolactone decarboxylase family protein, with translation MTQRLNAAQQSPELFKKLLDFSMAETHSAIEEKIRDLVHIRASQINGCAFCLDMHVKEARIHGESELRLYHVAVWRESTLFSPRERAALAWTEAVTRLPEGGIEDERYERVRGQLSEKEISDLTFSVMSINAWNRLNVAFKTVPGSADKLYGLDKAGLN
- a CDS encoding SDR family oxidoreductase codes for the protein MKIVIIGGTGLIGTKTTERLRKQGHEVIAAAPNTGVNTITGEGLQETLQGAEVVIDLANSPSFEDKASMDFFTISGRNLLAAGKAAGVRHHIALSIVGTERLQDCGYFRAKLVQENLIKASGIPYTIVHSTQFMEFLAGIAKSGMVGEAVHLSPAYVQPIASDDVADVMAGVALAAPINGMIEISGPQRLRMSELVARYLKAVGDPREVVADPEALYFGARLNDTSLVSDNNPRLGHISFEQWFAASARKSPPANAAA
- a CDS encoding cupin domain-containing protein — translated: MIKSIVAAVVVTAALAVPAGAHDAGEKGAKVTLVYEHELPNVPGKSIKGILVEYAPGGTSPAHTHPSSAFIYATVLEGSIRSQVNNDPVKLYKAGESFSEMPGDRHSVSENGSKTKPAKLLAVFVVDTAQKELTYPVKK
- a CDS encoding mechanosensitive ion channel family protein, which translates into the protein MFGDYLPLVLINLLGAAGIVVWCFQGRGRPMARLVVQILFFAGMTAVLGFSGILPHWVAETDLTELQGAGAYLATSARILWWVHLAWTLVGFVRLYIVLEHRPQEARLLQDLVVAAIYLGVALSITGFVFGAPIGTLAATSGVVAIIVGLALQNTLGDVFSGIALTLGRPYTLGDWIMLGDGTEGRVVETTWRSTHLLTGANNIVIMPNSVLAKLSLTNLSRPDATQQMSLTVRIAATQAPHVIEAAMLTILASCQRIVQEPAPLVALKEIDAVAVGMDLLFCVAGPGDRLLARNEVIDLVHRHCEASGLSLALPPQAYAGALSVTRDLPPAPVMRSRSSGAL
- a CDS encoding RrF2 family transcriptional regulator codes for the protein MILKSQVEWALHCCAILAGLPEGRYLSTKALAEFHGLPKEYLSKALQSLSQAGLVNTTLGPSGGYRLARPPAELTFLDIVEAVEGKARTFVCNNIRANNPCRPQGYCESSPCAVSRIMWEADEAWRAKLRGVRLSDLTEALALEIPEELWKNSFEWVLERAG
- a CDS encoding glutathione S-transferase family protein, whose protein sequence is MLTLHDYLPSQNGWKVRVLLGLLKIPYDTRMVSIFEGESHTDAFLDLNPAGAVPVLQLEDGSAIAESNAILTYLAEGTPFLPADRTRRAKIMQWLFFEQYNVEPVIGSLRFWTLTGRLERNQAMVASKREAGARTLAALNRSLAETPFLTGDDLTIADIAVYAYSHRAGDCGFSLADYPAFLAWTGRVADAIGPGYPVHPYSIDPHSGG
- a CDS encoding SDR family NAD(P)-dependent oxidoreductase, translating into MNPPPNKIALVTGANRGIGLETGRQLAKLGFIVLLGVRDLAKGEAAARGLDGHVEAIKLDVAAPDAAASAAAEVERRFGRLDVLINNAAIHYDSGARALRADWTVIREAFETNVFGAWRTASAFAPLLLAGGHGRLVNVSSEGGSLASMGAGAPAYSTSKATLNALTCVLAAELRGSGVLVNAICPGWVATDMGGPGGRPVAQGAAGIVWAATLPDDGPTGGFFRDGKRLPW
- a CDS encoding NADPH-dependent F420 reductase, which codes for MKIGILGAGMIGGTVGRLWAQAGHSVTFGVRHPERLRSMLSGLGGKAKAGSASDAVADADIVLAAIPFRAWPDVAAEIEAALGDKVLLDATVPDPPRDGAFGDAALARKEGVAFSVAPLLARAKLVRAFSTVMWTTLQSQAHRAGDRIGIPLAGDDEEAVALAALLVADAGFDPVVVGPLLQARRFDPGTEVFDSGMSGPQVRAALGVA